A part of Aegilops tauschii subsp. strangulata cultivar AL8/78 chromosome 2, Aet v6.0, whole genome shotgun sequence genomic DNA contains:
- the LOC109752210 gene encoding molybdate transporter 2, which translates to MASSAGDPLLPGEPPHRRRFLPPSIRLKTSVWSELGGAVGDLGTYIPIVLALSLASHLDLGTTLIFTALYNFASGVLFGIPMPVQPMKSIAAVALSSAHLTVPQIMGAGIAVAAILLFLGATGLMTRLYRVLPLPVVRGVQLSQGLSFAFTAVKYIRYDQDFSRSSSASTSVERPLLGLDGLLLALAALLFILLATGAGDDDDSAINGADGRAATRRRSCGRVPAALIVFALGLVLCFVRDPSIFRGLRFGPAPLGLVKITWEDFKIGFWQAAVPQLPLSVLNSVIAVCKLSSDLFPEQAELSPARVSVSVGLMNLVGCWFGAMPCCHGAGGLAGQYRFGGRSGASVVFLAMGKLALGLVFGNSFVTILGEFPIGILGVMLLFSGVELAMASRDMGSKEESFVMLVCAGVSLTGSSAALGFIAGVVLHLLLRLREVDCGELVGRLRARRYRWLP; encoded by the coding sequence ATGGCATCCTCCGCCGGCGACCCGCTGCTCCCGGGCGAGCCGCCGCACCGGCGGCGGTTCCTCCCACCGTCCATCCGGCTCAAGACGTCCGTCTGGTCGGAGCTGGGCGGCGCGGTGGGGGACCTGGGCACCTACATCCCCATCGTGCTGGCGCTGTCGCTGGCCTCCCACCTCGACCTCGGCACCACGCTCATCTTCACCGCGCTCTACAACTTCGCCAGCGGCGTCCTCTTCGGGATCCCCATGCCCGTGCAGCCCATGAAGTCCATCGCCGCCGTCGCGCTCTCCTCCGCGCACCTCACCGTCCCGCAGATCATGGGCGCCGGCATCGCCGTCGCCGCCATCCTCCTCTTCCTCGGCGCCACGGGGCTCATGACCCGCCTCTACCGCGTCCTCCCGCTCCCCGTCGTCCGCGGCGTGCAGCTCTCCCAGGGCCTCTCCTTCGCCTTCACCGCCGTCAAGTACATCCGCTACGACCAGGACTTctcccgctcctcctccgcctccacctccgtggagcgccccctgctcggcctcgacGGCCTGCTGCTTGCGCTCGCCGCGCTGCTCTTCATCCTCCTCGCCACCGGCGCCGGGGACGACGACGATTCAGCCATCAACGGAGCCGACGGCCGCGCCGCCACACGCCGTCGCTCCTGCGGCCGCGTCCCGGCGGCGCTGATCGTGTTCGCGCTGGGGCTGGTGCTCTGCTTCGTGCGTGACCCGTCCATCTTCCGCGGCCTCCGCTTCGGGCCGGCGCCGCTGGGGCTGGTGAAGATAACATGGGAGGATTTCAAGATCGGGTTCTGGCAGGCGGCCGTGCCGCAGCTCCCGCTCTCCGTGCTCAACTCGGTGATCGCCGTGTGCAAGCTGTCGTCGGACCTGTTCCCGGAGCAGGCGGAGCTGTCGCCGGCGAGGGTGTCCGTCAGCGTGGGGCTCATGAACCTGGTGGGGTGCTGGTTCGGCGCCATGCCGTGCTGCCACGGCGCGGGCGGGCTGGCGGGGCAGTACCGGTTCGGCGGCCGGAGCGGCGCGTCCGTGGTGTTCCTGGCCATGGGCAAGCTGGCGCTGGGGCTGGTGTTCGGCAACTCGTTCGTGACGATCCTGGGGGAGTTCCCCATCGGCATCCTGGGCGTGATGCTGCTCTTCTCGGGCGTGGAGCTGGCCATGGCGTCGCGCGACATGGGGAGCAAGGAGGAGTCGTTCGTGATGCTGGTCTGCGCAGGCGTGTCGCTCACCGGCTCCAGCGCCGCGCTGGGGTTCATCGCGGGCGTCGTGCTGCACCTGCTGCTGCGCCTCAGGGAGGTGGATTGCGGGGAGCTCGTCGGCCGGCTGAGGGCCCGGCGGTATCGCTGGTTGCCGTAA